The genomic stretch GATGGGTGGGGTgcaggctggagagcagggggCCAGAGTGGCTGAGGAAAAGTGAGAGAATcaggaggtgagggcagagggTAGTGCGGGGGACAAGGAAGCTTTTGGCTCTTCCTGCAGCGGGATGgggccattggagggttttgagcagaggagagctgtgatctgacttatgttttaaaGGATCCCTCTGGCTGGTATGACAAGGCTACTGCAGTCACCCAGCAATCAGCGCTGGGGCCCCAGGCCAAGATGGTGGTGGTGCATCGTGGGGGCGGTGGGTTCTGACTGTTCTTGAAAGTTGAGCTGCAGGCTTTGCTGAAGGGTTGGAGAGATGGGAGCCAAGACTGGCCTCCAGGTTGGTGGCTGAATAGTGCCACATAGTGCCTCTGTGTTAGAGCTGGATTCATTTTCAGAGCCatttgactccagagcctgtggtCGCTGGACAGGCCAACACCAACAGAGGCATGATGAGCTCTGGGGGTTAGGCTGCACGGGCCACACGTGATGGGGGAGAGGTTAGGGAGGacttcctgggggagggggctggagcagtgggcaggtggaggggaggtgggatggtgTAGGAAGGAATGCTCCTATGTCACCTGGGAGGCCTTCTCCCAACCCCAGAAGAGTCTGAGGAGGTAGCTGGCCATGCTTGTGGCACTGTCaatgctttgtatattttggggaGTGGTATGTAAGTTGCTCTCATCCTTTAAGACTCACACTAagttccccttcctcctggaagccttccctgagcccCTGGCCCCTTCTGAAATCCGTGGTATTTTGTTTCTTACTTGCTGCCCTTAGTTCAGATGATGGGCTGGCCCAGTggagttgtgtgaccttgggccattacctaatctctctgggcctcacattCCTCCTCTGCACCATGGGGACAGTGAAAATGCCCCACAAAATAGCTCAAGAGTGCCTGGGGCATGTCTTTGCCTCTGCCATGTCCCCCCAGCGTGGCCATCTTGCTGTATCTGAGCCGCAAGTACAAAGCCCCTGACCACTGGTACCCCCAGGACCTGCAGGCCCGCGCCCGCGTGGATGAGTACCTGGCATGGCAGCACACGACCCTACGGAGTAGCTGCTCCCGGGCCATGTGGCAGAAGGTGAGtcacagggaggcagggacacCTCCCAGTATGCTCAAGGGATCGTGCTTCAtgtttaaaaattccattcaaaaataaaaaaataacaaaacaatacaaaaaattcCGTTCAGACCTGAGACCTTAGAACACCCAATCCTGGAATGCCAGAGACTGCCTGATCCAACCAACTTGTTTCTCagaggggaaaccaaggcacggAGCCGGGAGTGATTCCGTCAATGTGCCTTGATTCCTGATTTACTAGAAGTCAATCCTATGCCTTCTGCACACTCCAGGCTGCCTGCGAATGTTGCCttttgggggaggaaaaaaatccagatCTTCACTTTGCTACACACATAATTCGCAGATGGAGAGGAATTAAGTAAAAAAAGCCAAACTAGGGAGAAGTGAGGaaacatttcaataaatgttggtctGATTTCTGGGCCCAAGAACACTGGAGGAACTCAACAGAGAAAAGACTCATAGATTTTAcatatacaatgaaattttatacaagaaaaaagattaaatttaaaacaagcaaaacgCTAGGAAAGATATGTTAGAAATTTTATCTTTGAGATGCTCTTAGAACTGGCTGTCAGACAAAGATGccagaaaaaaatgggcaaaggaaaccAGTAGGGGTTTAATTGAAGGACAGGGAGAAACAGTCAATAAATGGATGAAAACATGTTTAACTCTAATAATAGTGAAATAAGTGCACAGTAACACAACATgcacatattatttttacttaccaCATGTGCATATGTTTTTGAAATGTGTACTCCAAACTAATATTTGCAGAGTGCTTATGCGGTGCCCAGTACACAGGGAGTGCCCTGTGTGTATGAGGGAGCATGAAACCGGCCTGCTCATGGCAATAACTAGGTTTCCATAAACTTAGCTGTGCCCTCCTGGAGCCtctgggggctgggagcagagccccccacccccaagctggTAGGGAGGGAGCCTGGTGCATTTGAGGACAGAATGGAGAGAAGTTGAGTGGAGTGAGGGCAgacccttgctactcaaagtgtggtccatggaccggGAGCATTGGTGTCACCGGGGAGCGTGTTTGTcggaaatgcagagtctcaggccccacctcgACCTACTGATTGGGAACATGCACTTTAACCAGATGTCAGGGGGATTTGCACACACATTCCCATTTGAGAAACCTGGGTATAGCAGCAGACGGGGTGGGGAGTCAGGAGAGAATGGCTACTGCCTGGGGAGGGCTCTGTGTTGTGACCTTCATTatgagggcagtggggagccatgcAAGGTTTTATGCAGGAAAGGGTATGGGCAGACTGAGATCACAGAAGGATCCCACTGGCTGCCCTGTGGAGGACCCAGGGAGAGGTAGAGGTTGTCCTGTCTGAGCAGGAGAAGAGGGCTGCTGGTGGCCATGGGTGGAAAGGGGTGGGCAGAGGTGAGGAGAAATCCAGAGGGCTGGTGATGAAGGGATGAGGGGGGAACCAGGATGGGCTTAGGGCAGAGCCTgacctctctctctgcctgccgGCCCACTAGATGATGTTCCCTGTGTTCCTGCGTGAGCCAGTGCCCCCTGAGACATTGGCGGCCACTTTGGCTGAGCTGGACAGGTGCCTGCAGCTGCTTGAGGACAAGTTCCTGCGGGACCAGGCCTTCCTCACTGGGTCCCGTATCTCGCTGGCTGACTTGGTGGCCATGGCAGAGCTAATGCATGTGAGTGCCAGGAGGTGGGCTGGCCCAGTGGGCAGCGGGGAGTCCAGGGAGGGAGCCGACATCTCAGCCCATGTTGTCCTTTCTggctgtgggaccctgggcaagtcacttcccccactgagcctcagtgttctcatctataaaatagggctTCACAACCCCTCAACACAAGGATGTTGGGGAACTTCCCATTGTCCCCTGGGAGAGGGACCCCCCATCCCATCACGCACGCacatgggggaggagggaggatcaatCGGGGAGTCTCTAATGCAGGTCATGCTGCCCTGTGCTTGGCTGTGTCCAGCCCCTCCGCCTGGCTGTCTCTCCCTGTAGCCTGTTGGCGCTGGCTGCCGAGTCTTCGAAAGCCGACCCAAGCTGGCCACGTGGCGCCAGCGCGTGGAGGCTGCGGTGGGGGAGGATCTGTTCCGGGAGGCCAATGCAGACATCCTGAAGCTCAAGGACCTGCCTCCGGCAGACCCTGTCACAAGGGAGAAGCTGAGGCTCTCAATGCAGGCTTTGTTGCAGTGAGCGGGTGGCCTGTGCTGGCAGAATACTGAGATGGAGCTGCCTGTCTCCTTGGCTGTCAGGACTTCCCGTCTGAGTGGGCTCTGGTCCCTAGTACCCTCCAGGCATCGTGCCTGTGTGTGTTCCCTTTGTCTCCCCACCCTACTTTTTCCCTTGTGTTCCAGCTTCCGTGTCACCTCTGGAACCTGCTTTAGTAAACACTTAGTGGACTTTGCCCTTCTTCTGTGTGAAACTTTCTGTGGTTCCTCACTGCCCTGAGGCTAAAGCACATGGCATTGAACTTTGCTTTCAAGACCTTGCCCCCATGTCTCCAGGCCACCCGCTTCTGGCCACACACATTTCAgacccctctcccagctcccacctcggcctcctggccTTGGCTCCTGCTGTTCCCTCCTTATCTTTTTTGCCTGGTAGACCTTCCTGGACTATTGGCATTTGGCACCCGGTCACTTCTCCGGGGACACTTCCCtaacctccccagccccagcccaggtcaGGTGACCCCCTGGGCTCCTCAGCCCATTGTTTCCCACCCTCAGTCTCAGCAGGCTCCATGCCCCTGGGCTGAGCATGAATCACAGATGGGGGCTGACCTGGTGGAGAGATGTCTGAATCAGGCATGGCCTCCAACTCCTAAGTCTCCCTCTGGGATGATGCTGCCTTCCACAGGTGGGGTGCAGGGCTGGGTTCATAAACCCGCTTGTAGGGAGGGAAGCCCCTGGTTATTCCTGGCTCTCTAGGTGCCTCTGAGCAGCTGGTCTCCCAGGTCTTGTAGCCCTGACCACTGGCTTCTCCATGCCCCACTCTGGCTCCTAGACTTGCCACCTGTCCCTGTGCTCTCCCCTCAGGACTATCACAACCTATTTATCTTGTGTCCCAGACCCTCTGATATCTGAGTCATCCAGTAGATGAAATGCTAACAGGTCAGGGCCATGACAGATGCAGACTCTTGGCCCGCCTGCCTTCCCATGGAGGCTCCTTTAATATGCACACTTGTACACAATGTTTATATGTAATTGAAATTGTACACATATACCCCCACAGTTtcaattatatttgaaatttacaatTCAAATTTGCAACACTGATGAAAGACTAGGTTTAGTCACGCCAACAGATTTTCATGTTATAAATAATACCTTTGCCACCCACGGCGGACAGTGGCTCACCGCTGGCACAAGAGGCTACAAAGCTGGCGTCACCAGGTCTCCTGATTGTTCGAGAGAATCTCAGATCTCCAGATTGGAGGCGAAATTACCTTTGAAATGGTGGTAactcattcaaaaaatttttaaactccCATGACATTCGTGATTAGGGTCAAGCCTGAGAAAGGCCCCTAcaagtgtgtgtgttttgggggatgTTTTGATTTCTACCTAACTATGGGCTAGGAACCCGGCGACCACAACGCGGAAAACTTTCGCTAGCCGGACGGGGCGGAGGCGGGGCAGGGACGCGGTGGGCGGGGCCACGACGGGGCCAAAGTCGTTTGGGGGCGTGGTTAACGCAGTGTGCCGAGCGGTAGTGGCGAGGGTGTAGCCTAATACAGCCAATCGGGAGCGTTGGGCCTCTGCCCAGCCAATGAGGACCCTGGTTGCCGCGGTGCCCCGCCCCTGCTCCCTAGTCCCGGACCCTTGGACACCCCCGGCCGCACTCCGCTCGTTCTGTCTCCGCCGCGGCCGCCAGCGCTCCTGTGGACATGCCTTACGTTGAGCTGGACACGAACTTGCCCGCCGATCGCATCCCCGCGGGGCTGGACAAACGTCTCCGCGTGGCCGCTGCCGCCACCCTGGGCAAACCTGCGGACGTGAGCGTGGGCCGGGGAGCTCCGGGCGAGGGGAGGTTGGTGGTCCAAGAGTCTGGCTTTGTTCCTGCCCCGCAGCGACCCCGGCTTTTCTTTCCAGAAACACCCCCACTGCGCCCGCCAAGCTCTGACTTTCCGTGCGCCGTGACCCCGTGGCTCCCCCTCCCCACGTCTGCCCTCCTCTGCCATGACCCCGACGTGACCTCCAAGGACCCTAACCTGTGCCCACAGCCCTGACCCCGCGAGCCCTGTGCGTCTCGGCTCTCGGGCGCCCGGGTCCCTAGAGGTAGCCTGGTCCGCCCCAGCTTAGGGAAAAACTTTCGTGTCCTCCGCAGCGCACGAACGTGACGGTGCGTCCGGGCCTGTCCATGGCGCTGGGCGGCTCCACGGAGCCCTGCGCGCAGGTGGTCGTCTCCTCGATTGGCGTGGTGGGCACCGCGGAGCAGAACCGAGGCCACAGCGCTCGCCTCTTCGAGTTCCTCACCAAGGAGCTGGCCCTGGGCCAGGACCGGTGCGTAGGGGTCGTGAGAGGACCCATTCTGGACTGCTGCGAGACAGGAGGCGGTGATcccaaatcaggaaaaaaatacatttcttatccTGCCCAGGAGGGTCCCATCAGGGCCTGGTGCCCTGGGGCTCCTTGACCCCTTAAGCTCCCAGGGGGTGGGTCCATCGTCACTGTGGCAGCCGGATGGAGTGCATTCCTGGCTCTGCTCCTCAGTGTTTCCATCTTTGAACTGGGAAGGCTGTTTTTTAACCACTCCCCAGAGGCATCGCAAGGGTCTTGTGGGATGGTCTGTGTGCTGTACATGCCCTGGCATCTGGCTGAAGAAGCCAGAGAGTGTGCTTTCCTCGAACTTTTCTAGGCTGCTCAGAGGAATTCTGGGTCTCAGAGGAACCCCAGTCCAGAGGTTGTGACCTTTGGACTTGTGGTCCAACCCAGTTCCAGGTGAGGCTTGGGAGAGGGTCACAGAGTGTGAAAAGAGCATTGGCCTGGGTGTGTACACACCTGGGTTCTAGACCCAGCATAGCTGGGGGACACCAGGCAAACCTGGAAATGAACTATCTCCTGTTTGCAACCTCTTTTGGGAATGGCTGGGGGAAGGTTGATTAAATGAGTTCCTGCCCCTACAAGAAGCTCCACAAGAAGCCCTTACAACCCAAACTTGGCATTTTGCAGCACAGTTCAAGTTTCCTCTTGGGTGAAAAATATTCCTGAGCCAAGTCCATACCTGTGAGGAAATACGGGCCTGAGCAGCTTGAAAGGACAGTTCAGAATGGAGCCTTTGTTGGCCCAGGAAGGCTGGTGGGTGCTCAGACCTCGTTCTCATTCTGGGGAGGGATAATACAGTTAGCCCTCTGTGTCTGTGGATTCTGTATGTGTAGAGTCAACAAACTGTGGGTtgaaaatattcaaggaaaaaaaaaggctgaacaCGTACAGACTTTtattcttgtcattatttcctaaacaatgcagtataacCACATAGCATATActttgcattaggtattataaataatctagagattatttaaagtatatgggagactatgcataggttatatgcaaatgctacacCATTTTTTTTATAAGGGCTTGAACATATAGATTTTGGTATCTTagggggtcctggaacaaatcccccatggatactgagggacaatcGTAATACTAACAATAGTGTACGAAtgcttgccatgtgccaggtactctacAGGTACTTTACATGCATGATCTTGTTCGGTGCTTACAAACCCTGTCCACACTCCCCTCATGCAAACATGCCATCCCTTTGAGGTAGATATCTCCATTAGGTGGATTTCACAGGTGGAAAGACTGAAGCTGTCATAAttgtcctcccctgccccagccaggttATCCCAAGCTCTGGTGCTCTTCCCTGGAAACTTCCTGACACCTCTGTTAGAGGGGCATCATGTTCACTCTTTCCAAAGACAGTAGATGGGGGTCACCCTGTGCCTGGCCTTGGGCCAGGCTTTGAGAAAACAAGGGTGCCTGAGGCACTGCATGCCCTCAGGGAACCTGCAGTTAGGAGGAGGTGggctgcccctcccagcccacagACTGATAGGTCTGTGATTGTGCATACAGCATACACACTGAGACTACTGTGTTCAGTGTCTGTCCTGGGTGGGCCATGCCGATGTGCAGCCATCATCCCACATCTGACATTCCCATTGCCCTGTCAGGGGTCAGGGGAAGATCATACTGTGATGAAAACGTTTGCAAAATGCCTGGTGGGCTGTCCTGGGATCCCACAATGGGAGCACCTGATGGGGGCCTTGCAAGATGAGGTGTTAGCCAAGGAGCTGATGACTTCTTTTTCTCTATCTCCTGAAGGATCCTTATCCGCTTTTTACCCCTGGAGCCCTGGCAGATTGGCAAGGATGGGACAGTCGTGACTTTTTTGTGATTGGCATCTGTGAGCTGATTGCCCCTTGCAGAAAGACTTCCTGGCAGAGCGATGGCCTAGTGGATACCAGCTTTGGACAATCCTTCATGCAGACATGTCTGTGACCTCACAGTCCTCTTTTTCCCCATCCTcatgctaaataaatgaagagagcTTCATGGTTCACACATGACTTATTTACCTCCCTATACTTCTCCTGGGCATGCTGGGCCActgggggcagcagggctggTGGATGAGGAGGAGACCTTAGGGAACCCGGAGGTGGGATGTTTCCTGTCTTCAGGGCTGCT from Lemur catta isolate mLemCat1 chromosome 21, mLemCat1.pri, whole genome shotgun sequence encodes the following:
- the LOC123625745 gene encoding glutathione S-transferase theta-3-like; its protein translation is MVLELYLNLLSQPCRAVYIFAKKNGIPFELRTVDLLKGQHHSDAFAQVNPLKKVPALKDGDFTLAESVAILLYLSRKYKAPDHWYPQDLQARARVDEYLAWQHTTLRSSCSRAMWQKMMFPVFLREPVPPETLAATLAELDRCLQLLEDKFLRDQAFLTGSRISLADLVAMAELMHPVGAGCRVFESRPKLATWRQRVEAAVGEDLFREANADILKLKDLPPADPVTREKLRLSMQALLQ
- the LOC123625601 gene encoding D-dopachrome decarboxylase-like, producing MVSRTLGHPRPHSARSVSAAAASAPVDMPYVELDTNLPADRIPAGLDKRLRVAAAATLGKPADRTNVTVRPGLSMALGGSTEPCAQVVVSSIGVVGTAEQNRGHSARLFEFLTKELALGQDRILIRFLPLEPWQIGKDGTVVTFL